The following proteins are co-located in the Polyangiaceae bacterium genome:
- a CDS encoding cyclic nucleotide-binding domain-containing protein, with translation MSERVRQLEKISLFEGLKPQALELIARIATEESHTSGTKIFQHGDAGDKLYLILEGRVRISREVPGMGEEALAILGPGEIFGEMALLDESPRSADARVHERCRVLAIPKDAFDDLLFLHKDLAYEVLWSFVRMLVSRLRDTTDKLTFLSITGKF, from the coding sequence ATGAGCGAGCGCGTCCGTCAGCTGGAGAAGATCTCGCTGTTCGAGGGGCTGAAGCCTCAGGCCCTCGAGCTGATCGCGCGCATCGCAACCGAAGAGTCCCACACCTCCGGCACCAAGATCTTTCAGCACGGCGACGCCGGCGACAAGCTGTACCTGATCTTGGAGGGCCGCGTTCGCATCAGCCGCGAAGTTCCCGGCATGGGTGAAGAGGCCCTGGCCATCCTCGGCCCCGGCGAGATCTTCGGTGAAATGGCGCTGCTCGACGAGTCTCCGCGCAGCGCGGATGCGCGCGTGCACGAACGCTGCCGCGTGCTCGCCATTCCCAAGGATGCCTTCGACGACCTGCTGTTCCTGCACAAGGACCTTGCCTACGAAGTGCTCTGGAGCTTCGTGCGCATGCTGGTCAGCCGGCTGCGCGACACCACGGACAAGCTCACCTTCCTCAGCATCACCGGCAAGTTCTGA
- a CDS encoding biopolymer transporter ExbD → MAASGGEDDEGLISGINVTPLVDVTLVLLIIFMVTAKIIVSRGMPMDLPKAASSEEVQQIFSVELTADGKTLIDGKNVENDEAIGGAAKTAREKNKDLRAVIRADRKVEHGRVIHVLDLLKRAGVAKIAFAVSPLTEGVPVDTEKK, encoded by the coding sequence ATGGCAGCCAGCGGCGGAGAGGACGACGAAGGCCTGATCAGTGGCATCAACGTCACGCCCCTGGTGGACGTGACCCTGGTGCTGCTGATCATCTTCATGGTCACGGCCAAGATCATCGTCTCGCGCGGCATGCCCATGGATCTGCCCAAGGCCGCCTCCAGCGAGGAAGTGCAGCAGATCTTCAGTGTGGAGCTCACTGCCGACGGCAAGACACTGATCGACGGCAAGAACGTCGAAAACGACGAAGCCATCGGCGGCGCGGCCAAGACCGCCCGGGAGAAGAACAAGGACCTGCGCGCCGTGATCCGCGCCGATCGCAAAGTGGAGCACGGCCGCGTCATTCACGTACTGGATCTGCTCAAGCGAGCTGGCGTGGCGAAGATCGCCTTCGCGGTCTCACCGCTGACCGAGGGAGTGCCCGTCGACACCGAGAAGAAGTGA
- a CDS encoding MotA/TolQ/ExbB proton channel family protein: MNLVEWLQRLMTNFGAGWVMWLLIVLSVVSVAIMLERAWFYYSLRDDLASLASQLRERLREGDLDGAKQRMQKSPSAEAAVVSAGLLEADRGARAADEAMKGAAALQRMKLERRLAFLGTLGNNAPFIGLFGTVIGVVQAFEALGRQDASAAAATAAASAMAPQEVMYAIAEALVATAVGLAVAIPAVAMYNVFQRQAKSVLANTEALSRVLLAHLVAVEAGTAEPAVVNRAPAPARASKDDEEEEDEG; the protein is encoded by the coding sequence ATGAATCTTGTCGAGTGGCTGCAGCGCCTGATGACCAACTTCGGCGCCGGCTGGGTGATGTGGCTCCTGATCGTGCTCAGCGTGGTCTCGGTCGCGATCATGCTCGAGCGGGCGTGGTTCTACTACTCGCTGCGCGACGACCTCGCGAGCCTGGCTTCCCAGCTGCGCGAGCGACTGCGCGAGGGAGATCTGGACGGCGCCAAGCAGCGCATGCAGAAGAGCCCCAGTGCAGAAGCAGCGGTGGTGAGCGCGGGCCTGCTCGAAGCGGATCGCGGCGCGCGGGCTGCCGACGAGGCCATGAAGGGCGCCGCGGCACTGCAGCGCATGAAGCTGGAGCGGCGTCTCGCCTTCCTCGGCACCCTGGGCAACAATGCCCCCTTCATCGGGCTGTTCGGAACGGTGATCGGCGTGGTCCAGGCCTTCGAAGCCTTGGGCCGCCAAGACGCGAGCGCCGCCGCGGCCACGGCTGCCGCGTCTGCAATGGCACCTCAAGAAGTGATGTACGCCATTGCCGAAGCACTCGTGGCCACTGCAGTAGGCCTTGCCGTCGCCATTCCCGCGGTGGCCATGTACAACGTGTTTCAGCGCCAAGCGAAGAGCGTGCTGGCGAACACGGAAGCGCTCTCGCGCGTGCTGCTGGCGCATCTGGTCGCGGTGGAGGCGGGCACCGCAGAGCCCGCAGTCGTCAATCGCGCCCCAGCCCCCGCCCGTGCATCGAAGGACGACGAAGAAGAAGAGGACGAGGGCTGA